One window from the genome of Helicobacter pylori encodes:
- a CDS encoding biotin--[acetyl-CoA-carboxylase] ligase: MRKCEKRVFESLPSTQTYLLEKLKNDGLKAPVLIVAKNQSAGIGSRGNIWESAKSALTFSLALNASDLPNDLPMQANALYLGFLFKEVLKELGSQTWLKWPNDLYLGGQKIGGVLVNVYKDMRVCGIGVNRVSKKWACLDIGASDDLIIEGFLKKIEENLFWGEVLSKYALEFHKNHSFSFHNDCNEAVSLKDAELLEDGRILIKDKIYSRM; this comes from the coding sequence ATGAGAAAATGCGAAAAAAGGGTTTTTGAGAGTTTGCCTTCCACGCAAACTTATCTTTTAGAAAAACTTAAAAACGATGGACTCAAAGCCCCTGTTTTGATTGTGGCTAAAAACCAAAGCGCTGGGATAGGCAGTAGGGGGAATATTTGGGAGAGTGCAAAAAGCGCTTTGACTTTTTCGCTCGCTTTAAACGCAAGCGATTTGCCTAACGATTTACCCATGCAAGCGAACGCTTTGTATTTAGGGTTTTTATTCAAGGAAGTTTTAAAAGAGCTAGGCTCTCAAACATGGCTTAAATGGCCTAACGACTTGTATTTGGGGGGTCAAAAAATAGGGGGCGTGCTGGTTAATGTTTATAAAGACATGCGGGTGTGCGGCATTGGCGTGAATAGGGTTTCAAAGAAATGGGCATGTTTAGATATTGGCGCGAGCGACGATTTGATTATAGAGGGCTTTTTAAAAAAAATAGAAGAAAATCTGTTTTGGGGGGAAGTTTTAAGTAAGTATGCGTTAGAATTCCATAAAAACCACTCTTTTAGCTTCCATAATGATTGCAATGAAGCGGTGAGTTTGAAAGATGCGGAATTGTTAGAAGACGGTCGCATTTTGATTAAAGATAAGATATATAGTAGGATGTGA